A section of the Flavobacteriales bacterium genome encodes:
- the trxA gene encoding thioredoxin, which yields MALELTDNNFEELVLKSDKPVMVDFWAEWCGPCRMVGPVVEELGKEYDGKAVVGKLNVDHNPGISMKYGIRSIPTILFFKNGQVVDRSVGAVPKPQLAQKLEGQLA from the coding sequence ATGGCACTTGAACTGACCGACAACAACTTTGAGGAACTCGTCCTGAAGAGCGACAAGCCTGTGATGGTGGACTTCTGGGCCGAATGGTGCGGCCCCTGCCGCATGGTGGGCCCCGTGGTGGAGGAGCTGGGCAAGGAGTACGACGGCAAGGCCGTGGTGGGCAAGCTCAACGTGGACCACAACCCCGGCATCAGCATGAAGTACGGCATCCGCAGCATCCCCACGATCCTGTTCTTCAAGAACGGACAGGTGGTGGACCGCAGCGTGGGCGCGGTGCCCAAGCCCCAGTTGGCGCAGAAGCTCGAGGGCCAGCTGGCCTGA
- a CDS encoding nuclear transport factor 2 family protein: MSVLHAFYTAFAQRDAAVMGALYHPDARFSDPVFPDLDALHVRAMWRMLIAQGSDLCITFTVLHEDHRKGHVRWEAFYTFSRTGRKVHNTIDSRFTFRDGLILTQRDSFSFWRWSRQALGWKGSLLGWTPAVRDKVRGVAAASLLRHMAKEDASA; this comes from the coding sequence ATGTCCGTGCTTCATGCGTTCTATACCGCGTTCGCTCAGCGGGATGCGGCGGTGATGGGCGCCCTCTATCACCCCGATGCCCGGTTCAGCGACCCGGTCTTTCCGGATCTGGACGCCCTGCACGTCCGAGCCATGTGGCGGATGCTCATCGCGCAAGGCAGCGACCTCTGCATCACGTTCACGGTGCTGCACGAGGATCACCGAAAGGGGCATGTGCGCTGGGAGGCTTTCTACACCTTCTCGCGCACCGGACGGAAGGTCCACAATACCATCGATTCACGGTTCACGTTCCGTGACGGGCTGATCCTCACCCAGCGGGATTCCTTCTCCTTCTGGCGCTGGAGCCGGCAGGCGTTGGGGTGGAAGGGCTCCCTGCTGGGATGGACGCCGGCGGTGCGGGACAAAGTGCGCGGCGTGGCCGCGGCCTCGCTCCTCCGGCACATGGCCAAGGAAGATGCTAGCGCTTGA
- the dnaE gene encoding DNA polymerase III subunit alpha, with product MQFSHLHVHTQFSLLDGAASIPSLFKKALKDGQPALAITDHGNMFGAFKFVAEAGKHKNEDGSPKVKPIVGCEFYVVNDRHKKTFTRDDKDKRFHQLMLAKNATGYKNLSKLCSLGFIEGFYSKYPRIDKELILQYHEGLIATTCCLGASVPQAILRAGDGDLSAAEAEFKWWLDLFGEDYYIELQRHGIPEQDKVNAVLVQWARKYNVPIIASNDSHYTDQEDSNAHDILLCVNTGEKQSTPIATDEDINTKDKRFGFPNDQFFFKTQGQMAQTFSDLPEALDNTGLIVDKVETLKLKKDILLPNYQLPEGFTDQDEYLQHLTYQGAIKRYLNDGVSGIDSLDPKIKERLDFELFTIRTMGFAGYFLIVQDFINHGREIGVLIGPGRGSAAGSAVAYCIGITNIDPIKYDLLFERFLNPDRKSMPDIDTDFDDEGRQKVIDYVVEKYGQTQVAQIVTYGSMAAKSSIRDVARVMDLPLAEADRLAKLIPERPGIELGRILRAPIEGEGSLKTKENLSSEELALVKQLREILESGELTSDVLNAAEKLEGSVRGTGVHAAGIIIAPADLTEIIPVCTSKESTLLLTQYDGKVIEDAGVIKMDFLGLKTLTIIRDALRMIDANHGVQIDIDGIPLDDPKTFALYQRAETNGTFQFESAGMQKYLRELKPDQFADLIAMNALYRPGPLEYIPTFIKRKHGLEKIVYDLPEMEELLHETYGVTVYQEQVMLLSQKLAGFTKGDADVLRKAMGKKDRATLDKMKGKFLEGTAQRGFDAKVCEKVWTDWEAFAQYAFNKSHSTCYAFVAYQTAWLKANYPSEYMASVLTHSQGSIDKITFFMEECRRMGISVLGPDVNESQLQFSVNKQGQIRFGLGAVKGVGEAAVEAIVTERQANGPYKDIYDLMRRVNLRAANRKALESLAYAGAFDGFPKSHRAHYFHSPGEGKPTFLETLVRYGQQSQDGADSAQVNMFGELDEAAGIPEPALPAIDPWSALEQLHYEKDVIGFYLSGHPLDDHRLEIKHLCNTTLPELKELDKLNGRDLAFAGIVTKAEHRIAKSGKPFGSFSLEDHHGTHDFMLFSEDYLKFKLYLQTGALLFVKGRASARTWGRDEGQMEFKIGTIDLLSDVREKYFTKLNLKLEAERVNDLLARELGELLKRSPGKCRVNFQIVSHQENLAIEAPSKGLSVAVSEDLIRALDGLGDVIYTLN from the coding sequence ATGCAGTTCTCCCATCTGCACGTCCACACGCAGTTCAGCCTCCTCGACGGCGCCGCCAGCATCCCCTCGCTCTTCAAGAAGGCCCTGAAGGACGGCCAGCCCGCGCTCGCCATCACCGACCATGGGAACATGTTCGGTGCCTTCAAGTTCGTGGCCGAGGCCGGCAAGCACAAGAACGAGGATGGCAGCCCGAAGGTGAAGCCCATCGTGGGCTGCGAGTTCTACGTGGTGAACGACCGTCACAAAAAGACCTTCACCCGCGACGACAAGGACAAGCGCTTCCACCAGCTGATGCTGGCCAAGAACGCCACCGGCTACAAGAACCTGAGCAAGCTCTGTTCGCTGGGCTTCATCGAAGGATTCTACAGCAAGTACCCGCGCATTGACAAGGAGCTGATCCTGCAATACCATGAAGGGCTCATCGCCACCACCTGCTGCCTGGGCGCCAGTGTGCCACAGGCCATTCTCCGCGCCGGCGATGGCGACCTCAGCGCGGCCGAGGCGGAGTTCAAGTGGTGGCTGGACCTCTTCGGCGAGGACTACTACATCGAACTGCAGCGCCACGGCATCCCCGAGCAGGACAAGGTGAACGCCGTGCTGGTGCAATGGGCCCGCAAGTACAACGTGCCCATCATCGCCAGCAACGACAGCCACTACACGGATCAAGAGGACAGCAACGCGCACGACATCCTGCTGTGCGTGAACACCGGCGAGAAGCAGAGCACGCCCATCGCCACGGACGAGGACATCAACACCAAGGACAAGCGCTTCGGCTTCCCCAACGACCAGTTCTTTTTCAAGACCCAGGGGCAGATGGCCCAGACCTTCAGCGACCTGCCGGAAGCGCTGGACAACACGGGCCTCATCGTGGACAAGGTGGAGACCCTGAAGCTGAAGAAGGACATCCTGCTGCCCAACTACCAGCTGCCGGAGGGCTTCACCGACCAGGACGAATACCTCCAGCACCTCACCTACCAGGGCGCCATCAAGCGCTACCTCAACGATGGCGTGTCGGGCATCGATTCGCTGGACCCGAAGATCAAGGAGCGGCTGGACTTCGAGCTCTTCACCATCCGCACGATGGGCTTCGCGGGCTACTTCCTCATCGTGCAGGACTTCATCAACCACGGCCGCGAGATCGGTGTGTTGATCGGTCCGGGCCGTGGCAGTGCGGCGGGCAGCGCAGTGGCCTACTGCATCGGCATCACCAACATCGACCCCATCAAGTACGACCTGCTGTTCGAGCGCTTCCTGAACCCGGACCGCAAGAGCATGCCCGATATCGATACCGACTTCGACGATGAAGGGCGGCAGAAGGTGATCGACTACGTGGTGGAGAAGTACGGCCAGACCCAGGTGGCGCAGATCGTCACCTACGGCAGCATGGCGGCCAAGAGCAGCATCCGCGACGTGGCGCGCGTGATGGACCTGCCGCTGGCCGAAGCGGACCGTTTGGCGAAGCTCATCCCGGAGCGTCCGGGCATCGAACTGGGCCGCATCCTGCGGGCGCCGATAGAGGGCGAGGGCAGCCTCAAGACCAAGGAGAACCTCAGCAGTGAGGAACTCGCGCTGGTGAAACAGTTGCGCGAGATCCTGGAGAGCGGTGAGCTCACCAGCGACGTGCTTAACGCGGCCGAAAAGCTGGAGGGGTCGGTGCGCGGCACGGGTGTGCATGCGGCCGGCATCATCATCGCCCCCGCCGACCTTACGGAGATCATCCCTGTGTGCACCTCGAAGGAATCCACCCTGCTCCTCACGCAGTACGATGGCAAGGTGATCGAGGATGCGGGTGTCATCAAGATGGACTTCCTGGGGCTGAAGACGCTCACCATCATCCGCGATGCCCTGCGCATGATCGACGCGAACCACGGGGTGCAGATCGACATCGACGGCATCCCGCTGGACGACCCGAAGACCTTCGCCCTCTACCAGCGCGCCGAGACCAACGGCACCTTCCAGTTCGAAAGCGCGGGCATGCAGAAGTACCTGCGCGAACTGAAGCCCGACCAGTTCGCCGACCTCATCGCCATGAACGCCCTGTACCGCCCGGGGCCGCTGGAATACATCCCCACCTTCATCAAGCGCAAGCACGGTCTGGAGAAGATCGTGTACGACCTGCCCGAGATGGAGGAGCTGCTGCACGAGACCTACGGGGTGACGGTGTACCAGGAGCAGGTGATGCTCCTGAGCCAGAAGCTGGCCGGCTTCACCAAGGGCGATGCCGACGTGCTTCGCAAGGCGATGGGCAAGAAGGACCGCGCCACGCTGGACAAGATGAAGGGCAAGTTCCTGGAGGGAACGGCCCAGCGCGGCTTCGACGCCAAGGTGTGCGAGAAGGTGTGGACCGATTGGGAGGCCTTCGCGCAGTATGCCTTCAACAAGTCGCACAGCACCTGCTACGCCTTCGTGGCCTACCAGACGGCGTGGCTCAAGGCGAACTACCCGAGCGAGTACATGGCCAGTGTGCTCACGCACTCGCAGGGCAGCATCGACAAGATCACCTTCTTCATGGAGGAGTGCCGGCGCATGGGCATCTCCGTGCTGGGGCCCGATGTGAACGAAAGCCAGCTGCAGTTCAGCGTGAACAAGCAGGGTCAGATCCGCTTCGGGCTGGGTGCGGTGAAGGGCGTGGGCGAAGCCGCCGTGGAGGCCATCGTGACCGAACGGCAGGCCAACGGCCCCTACAAGGACATCTACGACCTGATGCGCCGGGTGAACCTGCGCGCCGCCAACCGCAAGGCCTTGGAAAGCCTGGCCTATGCGGGCGCCTTCGATGGCTTCCCCAAGAGCCACCGCGCCCACTACTTCCACAGCCCCGGTGAGGGCAAGCCCACCTTCCTGGAGACCTTGGTGCGCTACGGCCAGCAGAGCCAGGACGGCGCCGACAGCGCCCAGGTGAACATGTTCGGGGAGCTCGATGAAGCAGCGGGGATCCCGGAGCCCGCCCTGCCCGCCATCGACCCGTGGAGCGCACTGGAGCAGCTCCACTACGAGAAGGACGTGATCGGCTTCTACCTGAGCGGCCATCCCTTGGACGACCACCGCCTGGAGATCAAGCACCTGTGCAACACCACGCTGCCCGAGCTGAAGGAACTGGACAAGCTCAATGGGCGCGACCTCGCCTTCGCCGGCATCGTCACCAAGGCCGAGCACCGCATCGCCAAGAGCGGCAAGCCCTTCGGCTCGTTCAGCCTGGAGGACCACCATGGCACGCACGACTTCATGCTCTTCAGCGAGGACTATCTGAAGTTCAAGCTCTACCTGCAGACCGGAGCATTGCTGTTCGTCAAGGGACGTGCCAGCGCCCGCACATGGGGCCGTGATGAGGGACAGATGGAGTTCAAGATCGGCACCATCGACCTGCTGAGCGACGTGCGCGAGAAGTACTTCACCAAGCTGAACCTGAAGCTGGAGGCTGAGCGGGTGAACGACCTTCTGGCCCGCGAGCTGGGCGAGCTGTTGAAGCGCAGCCCGGGCAAGTGCCGAGTGAACTTCCAGATCGTGAGCCACCAGGAGAACCTGGCGATCGAGGCGCCGAGCAAGGGCTTGAGCGTGGCCGTGAGCGAGGACCTGATCCGGGCGCTGGACGGGCTCGGGGATGTGATCTATACCCTGAACTGA
- a CDS encoding OsmC family protein, whose protein sequence is MAATHHYALELEWTGNTGHGTSTYEGYSREHVVRIAGKSDLVGTADPMFRGDPALHNPEDLLLAALSQCHLLTYLALCARARINVLSYRDRAEGTLLLTKDGGGHFTEVVLRPEVVVADAGMLAKARHFHGEVHKYCFIARSVNFPVRCEAVVRAL, encoded by the coding sequence ATGGCCGCCACGCATCACTACGCCCTGGAGCTCGAATGGACCGGCAACACCGGCCATGGCACCAGCACCTACGAAGGCTATTCACGGGAGCATGTGGTGCGCATCGCTGGCAAGTCCGATCTGGTGGGCACTGCCGATCCGATGTTTCGGGGCGACCCCGCGCTGCACAACCCCGAGGACCTGCTGCTGGCGGCCTTGAGCCAATGCCACCTCCTCACCTACCTGGCGCTCTGTGCCCGGGCACGCATCAACGTGCTGAGCTATCGGGACCGCGCGGAAGGAACGCTGCTGCTCACCAAGGACGGCGGTGGACACTTCACCGAGGTGGTGCTGCGGCCGGAGGTGGTGGTGGCCGATGCGGGCATGCTGGCCAAGGCGCGGCACTTCCATGGCGAGGTGCACAAGTACTGCTTCATTGCGCGCAGCGTGAATTTTCCGGTGCGGTGTGAGGCGGTGGTGCGTGCGCTGTAA
- a CDS encoding tetratricopeptide repeat protein, translating to MRALLPLLTALCVMPGASAQDPTLVHGLHAELKAAPNDTARADALARLCFNLIRTDPDSARLCGEQALVLATRIGNQRAIGDAHNNLGWLEAEQGRLDSADAHLDRALAVFRRSGRPEHIAVTLSNKGWVAEKRGDQVGALNLFLDALKHSEQARDSASTSILLYSIGVAYRKTGDRAQALDFLERSAAMERALGRTSKQAHCAVAIGNTHREGGDTLQALKQMEEAAALYATLGDQQGLGIAAENTGDLLAPRDPATALEAYERARAHYDTLHSTTDLAYVLRSLGALHLRMGQVREAEEALLEGEALAQGTGDAELRMNYALSLAELAREQGDAGAVLAHMQHYLALKDSLQGADTQRELARLRTAFDSERKEKDNALLRAQNSEQAERIRRTQQRLIGIALIAVLALTAALLFFRNYSQKRRHAVLLEQLNRELAASNREIGEINGLLEMKLLRSQMNPHFIYNGLNSAARMTQAGQQVEALAYLQGFARLLRMVLDHSVNDRVTVQEEMDFLRQYLKLESVRLGDLSYAVEASPDLLEEEVEIPALIVQPFVENAVWHGLADKQGDRRVEVRFAAVGDDVECTIQDNGIGRALAAVTGKRSKGHASLGMQLTDERLKLLGRRLSDQEAIRVEDLHDAQGRPSGTRVTVRLT from the coding sequence ATGCGCGCCCTTCTTCCCCTCCTGACGGCCCTGTGCGTCATGCCGGGAGCGTCCGCGCAGGACCCCACGCTGGTGCATGGCCTTCACGCCGAGCTGAAGGCCGCCCCCAACGACACCGCCCGCGCCGATGCCCTGGCCCGCCTCTGCTTCAACCTGATCCGGACGGACCCGGACAGTGCACGCCTGTGCGGCGAGCAGGCCCTGGTGCTGGCCACGCGGATCGGCAACCAGCGCGCCATCGGCGACGCGCACAACAACCTCGGCTGGCTGGAGGCCGAACAGGGTCGCCTGGACAGTGCGGACGCACACCTGGACCGGGCGCTGGCCGTATTCCGCCGCTCCGGCAGGCCCGAACACATCGCGGTGACCTTGAGCAACAAGGGCTGGGTGGCCGAGAAACGTGGGGATCAGGTGGGCGCACTGAACCTCTTCCTCGACGCCTTGAAGCACAGCGAGCAGGCCCGCGACAGCGCGAGCACGTCCATTCTGCTCTATTCCATCGGTGTCGCCTACCGGAAGACCGGCGACCGCGCGCAGGCACTCGACTTCCTGGAACGCTCGGCCGCCATGGAGCGGGCGCTCGGCCGCACAAGCAAGCAGGCGCATTGCGCCGTGGCCATCGGCAACACCCACCGCGAGGGCGGCGACACCCTGCAGGCCTTGAAGCAGATGGAGGAGGCCGCCGCCCTCTACGCCACCCTCGGCGACCAACAGGGCCTGGGCATCGCGGCCGAGAACACCGGCGACCTGCTGGCCCCGCGGGACCCGGCCACGGCACTGGAAGCCTACGAGCGCGCACGAGCCCATTACGACACGTTGCACAGCACGACGGACCTGGCCTACGTGCTGCGCAGCTTGGGTGCACTGCACCTGCGCATGGGGCAGGTGCGCGAGGCGGAGGAGGCCCTGCTGGAGGGAGAGGCCCTCGCGCAAGGCACGGGTGATGCCGAACTGCGCATGAACTACGCCTTGAGCCTGGCCGAACTGGCGCGGGAGCAGGGGGATGCTGGGGCCGTCCTCGCCCACATGCAGCACTACCTGGCCCTGAAGGACAGCCTGCAGGGGGCGGACACCCAGCGCGAGCTCGCCCGGCTGCGCACGGCATTCGACAGCGAACGCAAGGAGAAGGACAACGCCCTGCTGCGCGCCCAGAACAGCGAGCAGGCCGAGCGCATCCGCCGCACCCAGCAGCGCCTCATCGGCATCGCACTGATCGCCGTGCTGGCCCTTACCGCCGCCCTGCTCTTCTTCCGCAACTACAGCCAGAAACGGCGCCATGCCGTCCTGCTGGAACAGCTGAACCGCGAACTGGCCGCCAGCAACCGGGAGATCGGCGAGATCAACGGCCTGTTGGAGATGAAGCTGTTGCGCAGCCAGATGAACCCCCACTTCATCTACAACGGCCTGAACAGTGCCGCCCGCATGACCCAGGCCGGACAACAGGTGGAGGCCCTCGCCTACCTGCAGGGCTTCGCCCGGCTGCTGCGCATGGTGCTGGACCACAGCGTGAACGACCGCGTGACGGTCCAGGAGGAGATGGACTTCCTGCGCCAGTACCTCAAGCTCGAATCCGTTCGGCTCGGCGACCTCTCCTACGCGGTGGAAGCCTCACCGGACCTGCTGGAGGAGGAGGTGGAGATCCCCGCGTTGATCGTGCAGCCCTTCGTGGAGAACGCGGTCTGGCATGGACTGGCCGACAAGCAAGGGGACAGGCGCGTGGAGGTGCGTTTCGCGGCCGTCGGCGACGATGTCGAGTGCACCATCCAGGACAACGGCATCGGCCGCGCCCTGGCCGCGGTCACTGGGAAACGCTCCAAAGGCCACGCCTCCCTGGGCATGCAGCTCACCGACGAACGCTTGAAGCTGCTGGGGCGCAGGTTGAGCGACCAGGAGGCGATCCGCGTCGAGGACCTCCACGACGCGCAGGGCCGTCCTTCCGGAACCCGGGTCACGGTAAGGCTGACCTGA
- a CDS encoding response regulator transcription factor codes for MRRYRVHGAFYLAGTNTGGMIGALIVDDDVANRDYLRSLLTAHPEVQVVGEAQDIAQAAERISDRKPDVLFLDVEMPGGTGFDLLQRLGSWPFEVIFCTGFQRYAIQAIRFSALDYLLKPVQPDELAEALRRYRSKHPDGDRATLQRQFLENIRQRDEQHLKLTLTTGDRTYFVAPAELSHCTADDNYTQLHTVDGRRYVSARTLKDYEDMLAPLGFLRVHRSALVNKAQIDHVDAGHVVLRSDVRVEVSRRKKEEVMKALAG; via the coding sequence GTGCGCAGATACCGGGTGCATGGGGCCTTCTATCTTGCGGGCACCAACACCGGCGGGATGATCGGCGCCTTGATCGTGGACGATGACGTCGCCAATCGCGACTATCTGCGTTCATTGCTGACGGCGCATCCCGAGGTGCAAGTGGTCGGCGAAGCCCAGGACATCGCACAGGCCGCCGAGCGCATCAGCGATCGGAAGCCGGACGTGCTCTTCCTGGACGTGGAGATGCCCGGGGGAACGGGCTTCGACCTCCTCCAGCGACTGGGCAGCTGGCCCTTCGAGGTCATCTTCTGCACCGGTTTCCAGCGCTACGCCATCCAGGCCATCCGCTTCAGCGCGCTGGACTACCTGCTGAAACCCGTGCAGCCCGATGAGCTCGCCGAGGCCCTGAGGCGCTACCGGAGCAAACACCCGGATGGCGACCGCGCCACCCTGCAGCGGCAGTTCCTGGAGAACATCCGTCAGCGCGACGAACAGCACCTCAAGCTCACGCTCACCACCGGCGACCGCACCTATTTCGTGGCCCCCGCCGAGCTGAGCCACTGCACCGCGGACGACAATTACACCCAGCTGCACACCGTGGACGGACGGCGCTATGTGAGCGCGCGGACCTTGAAGGACTATGAGGACATGCTGGCCCCCTTGGGGTTCCTGCGCGTGCACCGAAGCGCGTTGGTCAACAAGGCGCAGATCGATCATGTGGACGCCGGCCATGTGGTCTTGAGGAGCGATGTGCGCGTGGAGGTCAGCCGCAGGAAGAAGGAGGAGGTGATGAAGGCGCTGGCCGGTTGA
- a CDS encoding DUF58 domain-containing protein, producing MPIEQQHIQALSALEFKARQVVEGFLAGLHKSPFHGFSVEFAEHRAYNSGESTRHLDWKLYARTDKLFVKRYEEETNLRCHLVLDASSSMYFPARGEAGAFNKVEFAVHAAAAFIQLLRKQRDAVGLTVFREAVALTEEARSNAVHLRHLTQHLERLLTTDAPARGHRTGLVEALHDIARRAHRRSLVVVLSDMLDDAGREEEVFDALQHLRFNKHDIIVFHVVDRKRELDLALEDRPYTFVDVETGAQVKAHAAEVREGYRQAVAERWHRLKLKCGQYRIDLVEADINAGFGPVLLEFLTKRARLY from the coding sequence ATGCCCATCGAACAACAGCACATCCAGGCCCTGAGCGCCCTTGAGTTCAAGGCGCGGCAGGTGGTGGAGGGCTTCCTGGCCGGCCTGCACAAGAGCCCCTTTCACGGGTTCAGTGTGGAGTTCGCCGAACATCGCGCCTACAACAGCGGGGAGAGCACGCGGCACCTGGACTGGAAGCTGTATGCCCGCACCGACAAGCTCTTCGTGAAGCGGTATGAGGAGGAGACCAACCTGCGGTGCCACCTGGTGCTGGACGCCTCCTCATCGATGTACTTCCCCGCCCGAGGCGAAGCCGGCGCGTTCAACAAGGTGGAGTTCGCAGTGCATGCGGCCGCTGCGTTCATCCAACTGCTGCGGAAACAGCGCGATGCCGTGGGTCTCACGGTGTTCCGCGAGGCGGTCGCCCTCACCGAGGAGGCCCGGAGCAACGCCGTTCACCTGCGCCACCTGACCCAGCACCTGGAGCGGCTCCTGACCACCGATGCACCGGCCCGCGGCCACCGCACCGGCCTCGTGGAGGCGCTGCACGACATCGCCCGGCGCGCCCATCGCCGCAGCCTGGTGGTGGTGCTGAGCGATATGCTGGACGACGCCGGACGGGAGGAGGAGGTCTTCGATGCCCTGCAGCACCTGCGGTTCAACAAGCACGACATCATCGTGTTCCATGTGGTGGACCGCAAGCGCGAGCTCGACCTGGCGCTGGAGGACCGGCCCTACACCTTCGTGGATGTGGAGACCGGGGCCCAGGTGAAGGCGCATGCCGCGGAGGTGCGCGAGGGCTACCGCCAGGCCGTGGCCGAGCGCTGGCACCGGCTGAAGCTCAAATGCGGCCAGTACCGGATCGACCTGGTGGAGGCCGATATCAACGCCGGCTTCGGCCCCGTCCTGCTGGAGTTCCTGACCAAACGGGCCCGGCTGTACTGA
- a CDS encoding T9SS type A sorting domain-containing protein — MRLRFLLASVLLAVPWCIRAANLVVTHIGTPPAAQAAIDHAAGIWGGILESAVDIKVRVLWFPLGGTTLGITFPNGRRDFIGAPLPQTWYASALANSIAGAELNPGESDMDVYLNSGTTWYLGTDGQPAAGQHDLVTVALHEMGHGLGFVGLSKKVGGTGSLGLLQMADFAPLTTSFPWPQLDTLPGVFDVFLSDLQDGPLAMMPNPGTQLGGAMTGNQLYFNGPLVLNANGGTGARMYAPGTFALGSSCVHFNESTYPAGNANELMTPFSSTGDANHWPGPLCLAVMQDIGWVLAPDVSVAEHPNASPLRVWPNPVTDLLHIGPASGGPFTLTVRNVDGRLMMQSTNGQELFIAGLQAGVYLLQREGMGTVQRAMFIKR, encoded by the coding sequence ATGCGCCTCCGCTTCCTTCTTGCCTCTGTGCTGCTGGCCGTACCGTGGTGCATCCGGGCCGCCAACCTGGTCGTGACGCACATCGGCACACCACCGGCCGCGCAGGCCGCCATCGACCATGCCGCCGGCATCTGGGGGGGCATCCTGGAGAGCGCGGTGGACATCAAGGTGCGCGTGCTGTGGTTCCCGCTGGGCGGCACCACGCTGGGGATCACCTTCCCCAACGGCCGTCGCGACTTCATCGGGGCCCCGCTGCCACAGACCTGGTACGCCAGCGCGCTCGCCAACAGCATCGCCGGCGCGGAGCTCAACCCGGGCGAGAGCGACATGGACGTCTACCTCAACAGTGGAACCACCTGGTACCTGGGCACCGATGGACAACCCGCGGCGGGCCAGCACGACCTGGTGACGGTGGCCCTGCACGAGATGGGGCATGGCCTGGGCTTCGTGGGCCTTTCCAAGAAGGTGGGAGGCACCGGCTCCCTCGGTCTGCTGCAGATGGCCGACTTCGCCCCGCTCACCACCAGCTTCCCGTGGCCCCAGCTGGACACCCTGCCCGGTGTGTTCGATGTGTTCCTGAGCGACCTGCAGGACGGCCCGCTGGCGATGATGCCGAACCCCGGCACCCAGCTGGGCGGGGCGATGACCGGAAACCAGCTCTACTTCAACGGTCCGCTTGTGCTGAACGCGAACGGCGGCACCGGAGCCCGCATGTACGCACCCGGCACCTTCGCCTTGGGCAGCAGCTGCGTGCACTTCAACGAGTCCACCTATCCGGCGGGCAACGCCAACGAACTGATGACCCCGTTCAGTTCGACGGGCGATGCGAACCACTGGCCCGGTCCGTTGTGTCTGGCGGTGATGCAGGACATCGGCTGGGTGCTGGCACCGGACGTGAGCGTGGCCGAGCACCCGAACGCTTCACCGCTCAGGGTATGGCCCAACCCGGTCACGGACCTTCTCCACATCGGTCCGGCATCAGGTGGTCCATTCACCCTCACGGTCCGGAACGTGGATGGACGCTTGATGATGCAGAGCACGAACGGGCAGGAGCTCTTCATCGCGGGCCTGCAGGCGGGGGTCTACCTCCTGCAGCGGGAGGGCATGGGTACGGTGCAGCGAGCGATGTTCATCAAGCGCTAG
- the pfkA gene encoding 6-phosphofructokinase, with protein MTHLALLTSGGDAPGMNAAIRAVVRAAHHYGLMVTGVLDGFDGLVEGRYRTLGPRDVSNIIQRGGTILRSARSEAFRTSEGRAKAIDRLRSAGIDTVVVIGGNGSQTGAMILHQESGLPVIGIASTIDNDLAGTDRTIGFDTACNTAMEAIDRLRDTASSHERLFFVEVMGRDAGFIALRTAVAGGAEYAMVPEARQDIDEVVRVLTQGAAGKGSSIVVVAEGDEQGGAFAIAQRVKERAPQFDIRVSVLGHLQRGGSPTVADRVLASRLGVGAVEQLREGRWGGVLGIVHGQLVLTPFAEAIAGRKPAESDLLRILPILAV; from the coding sequence ATCACGCACCTCGCCCTCCTCACCTCCGGCGGTGATGCGCCCGGCATGAACGCCGCCATCCGCGCGGTGGTGCGGGCGGCGCACCACTATGGCCTGATGGTCACCGGTGTGCTGGACGGCTTCGACGGTCTGGTGGAGGGCCGGTATCGCACGCTGGGCCCGCGCGACGTGAGCAACATCATCCAGCGCGGGGGAACGATCCTGCGCAGCGCGCGGAGCGAAGCCTTCCGGACCTCCGAGGGACGCGCAAAGGCCATCGACCGGCTGCGTTCGGCCGGCATCGACACCGTGGTGGTGATCGGCGGCAACGGCTCGCAGACCGGGGCCATGATCCTGCATCAGGAGAGCGGTCTTCCGGTGATCGGCATCGCGAGCACGATCGACAACGACCTGGCGGGCACCGACCGCACGATCGGCTTCGACACGGCCTGCAACACGGCGATGGAGGCGATCGACCGGCTGCGCGACACGGCCTCCTCGCACGAGCGCTTGTTCTTCGTGGAGGTGATGGGACGCGATGCGGGCTTCATCGCGTTGCGCACGGCCGTCGCCGGAGGGGCCGAATACGCCATGGTGCCGGAGGCGCGGCAGGACATCGACGAAGTGGTGCGCGTGCTCACGCAAGGCGCGGCCGGCAAGGGCAGCAGCATCGTGGTGGTGGCCGAGGGCGACGAACAGGGCGGGGCCTTCGCGATCGCCCAGCGGGTGAAGGAGCGTGCGCCGCAGTTCGACATCCGGGTGAGCGTGCTTGGCCACCTGCAGCGCGGTGGCAGCCCCACCGTGGCGGACCGCGTGCTGGCCAGCCGCCTAGGCGTGGGCGCCGTGGAGCAGCTGCGCGAAGGGCGCTGGGGCGGCGTGCTCGGCATCGTGCACGGCCAGCTCGTGCTGACGCCGTTCGCCGAGGCCATCGCCGGTCGCAAGCCCGCAGAGAGCGACCTGCTTCGCATCCTGCCCATCCTGGCCGTGTAG